AGAGTTCGGGAAAACCTCTGATGCCCTGATCCGCCGTGTGTTTGGTCAGGTCTATCCGATGCTGATGGCCTGCAAGAGAGATCAGGTCGAGCGTTATCTGCTGCCGACGGTGAAGGGCGACAAGATCTGCGCCATGGCGATCACCGAGCCCGGCGCGGGGTCCGACGCCGCATCGATCAGCACGACGGCGCATCTCGATGGCGACGAGTGGGTGCTGAACGGCACCAAGCACTTCATCAGTGACGGCGACATCGCCGACTACGTGATCCTGATGGCGCTCACCGACAAGGACAAGCGCGCACGCGGCGGCATCACCCTGTTCCTGGTCGATCGCGGCACGCCCGGCTTCAAGGTCGCGCGCACCCAGCCGATGATGGGCCACCGCGGCTATGGCCATGCCGAGCTGAGCTTCGAGGACTGCCGCATTCCGAAGGCGGCCGTGCTCGGCGAGGTCGGCGGCGGCTTCAAGCTGATCATGCAGAGCGTGCTCCAGATCCGCCTCGCCCATATCGGCGCCCGCGCGGTCGGCATGGCGCAGCGCGCGCTCGAGATGATGCGCAAGCACGCCGGCGAGCGGCGCCAGTTCGGCCAGCTCATCGGCGACTTCCAGATGGTGCAGAAGCTGATCGCCGATTCCGCCACTGAGATCTTCGGCGTGAAGATGATGGTGATGAACGCTGCCTGGGACATCGATCAGGGACGGGATGCGCGCGACAAGGTCTCGATGATCAAGGTCGCGGCGTCCGAGATGCAGGGCCGGGTGGTCGACCGCGCCATCCAAGTGTTCGGCGGCATGGGTTTCAGCAAGGACCTGCCGCTGGAGCGGATGTATCGCGACGCTCGCGTGACCCGCATCTATGACGGCACTTCCGAGATTCACCGCATGCTGGTTGCGCGCAGCACCATCAAGAACGGCTTGCAGCTCTAGGGGAACGACCGATGCCTCACGCACCTCTCAAGCCGGGCGCAGTCTTCGCCTTCCGCAAGACCATGACGGTGGCCGAGCAGGCGATGTTCACCGGCATCAGTGGCAATCTCGGCGGTCTCTATGTCGATGCCGTCCGCGCCAAGAAGGCGGGCGCCTCCAACATGGTGGCCTTCGAGCTCGCCGTCGGTGGTCTGGCCACGACCTGTCTCAGCCAGCTCGGTGGACCGACGCGGCGGATCAGCAGCATCGCGCTGAATTTCGCTGCGCCCGTGATCGTCGGCGAGTCCGTCGAGGCCAGGGCCGAGATCGTTTCGGTCGCAGGCGATGAAGCGATCTGTCGCGTCACCTGCATGCTGTCACCCTCAGGCGCGACTGTAGTGGACGGCACCGCGACGCTGGTTCCCTTCGCGAAGGTCTGAGCCATGTATGAGCCGAAATCCTTCGACGATCTCAAGGTGAACGACAGGGTCAGCCTCAGCAAGACCATCACCGAGGCCGATGGCGCGCTCTATATTGCCGCGACCGGCGATTTCGGCCCGGTTCATGTCGACGAGGTCTATGCCGGCGCGACGCGCTTTGGCCGCAGGCTCGCACCGGGGATCATGGTTGCGGGCCTCTGCACCAGCATCCTGACCAGCGAGCTGGTCGGCACCGTCGGCGTGTCGGTGGAGGACCGTTTCTGGTTCACCGGTCCGGTGTTCTACGGCGACACGCTCACCTTCGACGTCTGGATCGCCGAGCAGCACGACGAAACCCGCACCATCATCTGGGAGGCGAGCGCCCGCAACGAGGGCGGCCTCGAAGTGCTGAAAGCTCGCGCGAGCCTCAAATTTCCGCGGCGGAAACCGTCATGAGCAAGCCGATGAAGAAACCTGACCTGCGCGGCGTCACGGTCGCGACCGTGCTGCCCTTCAAAGACGACAGCTCGATCGACTGGGACGGCTATGCTCGCGTGCTGGACTATTGCGCTTGCCCGGATGGCATCGCGGCGGTGTTCGTCAACGGCCACGCGGGCGAGGGCGGATCGCTTTCGGACGACGAACGTCAGGCGGTGATCGAGCGGACGCGCCGGCAGATCGGCGGCAAGCCGCTGCTTTCAGGCATCATCGCGCATTCCACCGCGGAGGCGATCCATCAGGCCCAGCTCGCGGAAGCTGCCGGCGCCGATTGTGCCGTGCTGTTCCCGCCCGCGCCGCTCGGCGGCGGTGCCTCGGCGACTTCGCGCGCGCCGGTGGCCTTCGTGCAGGCGGTGAGCTCCGCGATCGGAATTCCCGTGTCGATCTTCCAGTATCCGCTCGCGTCCGGCTTCGGCTACTCGCCGGAGACGCTCGCGAAACTCGCAGCCCTCGATAGCGTGATCGCCGTCAAGGAAGGCAGCGATACCATGCTGGCCTATGACGAGAACCGCCGCGCGGTGAAGCAGGTCGATCCCTCGGTCGCGATCCTGCCGTCGAACTTCAACTGGTTCCTGCCGCAGTTGGCCGTCGGCGGCGACGGCATTCTCTCGGGCCTCGTCAGCCTCGCGCCACAGCTGTTCGCAGCGCTCTGGCAGGCCTCGCTCGCCGACGACCTCGAGGCGATGCGCGCTGTCAACGAGCGGCTCTATCCGATCGTCCGCGCCATCTATGGGCCTGCCCCGATCATGGACATGCACACCCGCATGAGGGTCGGGCTGAAGGCGCTCGGCCTGATCCGCAACGCCGATCCACGGCCGCCGCTGCTGCCGGTTCTGCCTGCGCTGTGCGACGCCATTGCAACGACGGTCGGCGCGGCGCGCGCGGCCGGCGACATTCGCATGGCATGAGGACCAACTGATGCCGGATGAAGCCTTCATCCATATCGTGCGGGTCGACATCGATCCTGAGCACGAGGCTGCGTTCAACGCCTGGTACGAGCAAAAGCATTTCCCTGATCTGCTCGCTTGTCCCGGCTGGCTCTCGGCCAAGCGCTTCGTCTCCATCGGTGACGGACCGAAATACGCCGCCATGTACGAGGTCGCGGGGCGATGGGCGTTCGAGACGCCTGAGTTCCTGAGGGTAAAGGGTTTTGGTCCGTTCGAATCCCTGGTGAGGAATTTCATGCGCATCCAGCTCAGGCCGATGTCGGGACCGGCTTGAGCAGTTCGAAGACGATGCTGCCTGCCGTGTCGCGAGGCCCGGCCGGCTGCATCCAAGAAACGTCGAGGGGAATCCCGGGCGAGGAATTGCATCGGTCATTGGCGTCTTACTGGAGGTATCACATGGTCTCGACACTGCTTCGCTTGGGTGTGACTGCCGCACTCGTTCTCGCATCCACGGCGGTGCATGCCGCCTGTACGCCCGCAATCACCGACGACAATCTGATCGTGCCCGGAAAATTGCAGCTCTCGATCAATCCGACCAATCCGCCGCAGCAATTCGTCGACAAGGACGGTCAGTTGCAGGGCCTCAACGTGGAACTCGCCGCCGAGCTCGGCAAGCGGTTGTGTCTTCCGATCGAACTCGTCCGGATGGATTTTCCGGCCATGATTCCTGCCTTGGGCGCAGCGCGCATCGACGGCGTCAATACCGGCATGTTCTGGACCGAGGAACGCTCGAAGCTGATGTACATGGTGCCGTACGCCGTTCAGGCAATCTCGGTCGTGGTTGCGCCCGACAGCGGTACAAAAATTGCTACCGAAAACGATCTGATCGGAAAATCATCCGCGGTCGAGGTCAGCAGCTACCAGATGAACTGGCTCAAGAAACTCAGCGATGCGAGCGTGGCGAAGGGCGGCGCAGCCGTCGAGATGCGTACATTCCCGACCGCGACCAACGTCGTGAGTGCGTTGCTCGCGGGCCAGGTTGACAACGCGATGCGGGCTGACGGCTTTTATCAGGCGCTGTTCGATAAGTTCGGCTTGACGGCCATGCCGGCCGACCAGCCGCTCGCGATCGCCGGCCCCGGACCGGCCTGAGATACGGAGACGAGCCGATGAGCCATTTCAGTCCGACGGCAGCCGTCAACTATTTCTTCAACTACTTCCTGATGAAGGGGGTGCTCGTCACCATCGGCTTGACGGTGGCGGCGGTCATCGGCGGATTGATCCTTGGCATGGGCATCGCGCTGATGCGCATGTCGTCCAATCCGGTGCTGTCAGGAATCTCACGGTTCTACATCTGGTTCTTCCGCGGCACGCCGCTCCTGATCCAGCTGGTCGTGATCTACAGCGGCTTGCCGCAGCTGGGCATCAAGTTCAGCGTGATCACCTGCGCGCTGGTCGGCCTGATCCTCAATGAGGCGGCCTACCTCGCCGAGATCGTGCGCAGCGGCTTCATGGCGGTGTCGGCGGGGCAGCGCGAAGCCGCCTGGGCGCTCAGCCTGTCGCCATGGGTGACGTTCCGCCGGGTGACCCTGCCGCAGGCGTTCCGGCTGATGATCCCGCCGCTCGGCAACTCCATCAACTCGCTGTTGAAGGCGACCTCGCTGGCGTCCGTGATCTCGGTCGAGGAGCTGATGCGCCGCAGCGACATGCTGATGCAGGAGCATTTCCAGATCCTCGAAGTCTATGCGGCGGCAACGGCGTATTACCTGATCCTCACATCGGTCTGGGATGCGGTACAGCGCCGGCTCGAGAAGCATTTCGGTCGATCGAGTGTTGCGAAGTCCAGGAAGGTCGCGGCCAGGACGCCGGTCGCACAGGCGAGCGTGGAGGCCCGGGCATGAGCGAGATGTCGATGAACCCGGCCGAAGATGCAGCAGCTCAGCCTGCGCTCCGTGAGGAGCCTGCGGTTCGCATGGAGGCGGTCTACAAGCACTATGGCGACTTCACCGCGCTGGACCAGGTCGATCTCAAGGTCGCCAAGGGCGAGAAGATCGTGGTCTGCGGTCCCTCCGGCTCGGGCAAGTCGACGCTCATTCGTTGCATCAACCACATCGAGAAGCACGACGAGGGCCTGATCTACGTCAACGGCGTCGAGCTCGATCGCCAGCGCAAGAACATCGATGCCGTCAGGCGCGACACCGGCATGGTGTTCCAGAGTTTTAATCTGTTTCCACACATGACTGTGCTGGAGAATTGCATCCTGGCTCCGATGACCGTGAATGGCATGTCCGAGGCGGAAGCCAGGGATCTCGCCATGCATTTCCTCACCAAGGTCCGGATTCCGGATCAGGCCGAGAAATTCCCTGGGCAGTTGTCGGGCGGCCAGCAGCAGCGTGTCGCCATCGCGCGCGCACTGTGCATGCGGCCGAAGATCATGCTGTTCGACGAGCCGACCTCGGCGCTCGACCCCGAGATGGTCAAGGAAGTGCTGGAGACCATGAAGAAGCTAGCGGAAGAGGGCATGACCATGCTGTGCGTGACCCATGAGATGGGCTTTGCCCGCGAGGTCGCCGACCGCATCGTGTTCATGAACGAAGGCAAGGTGGTCGAGCAGGCCGCGCCGGAGGAGTTCTTCGGGAACCCAAAGTCGGAGCGGGCGCGGACGTTCCTCGACCAGATCATTCACTAGCGGATGTCGGTCAGGACGCGGACATTTG
The genomic region above belongs to Bradyrhizobium arachidis and contains:
- a CDS encoding transporter substrate-binding domain-containing protein, which gives rise to MLPAVSRGPAGCIQETSRGIPGEELHRSLASYWRYHMVSTLLRLGVTAALVLASTAVHAACTPAITDDNLIVPGKLQLSINPTNPPQQFVDKDGQLQGLNVELAAELGKRLCLPIELVRMDFPAMIPALGAARIDGVNTGMFWTEERSKLMYMVPYAVQAISVVVAPDSGTKIATENDLIGKSSAVEVSSYQMNWLKKLSDASVAKGGAAVEMRTFPTATNVVSALLAGQVDNAMRADGFYQALFDKFGLTAMPADQPLAIAGPGPA
- a CDS encoding amino acid ABC transporter permease, whose amino-acid sequence is MSHFSPTAAVNYFFNYFLMKGVLVTIGLTVAAVIGGLILGMGIALMRMSSNPVLSGISRFYIWFFRGTPLLIQLVVIYSGLPQLGIKFSVITCALVGLILNEAAYLAEIVRSGFMAVSAGQREAAWALSLSPWVTFRRVTLPQAFRLMIPPLGNSINSLLKATSLASVISVEELMRRSDMLMQEHFQILEVYAAATAYYLILTSVWDAVQRRLEKHFGRSSVAKSRKVAARTPVAQASVEARA
- a CDS encoding amino acid ABC transporter ATP-binding protein, whose amino-acid sequence is MSEMSMNPAEDAAAQPALREEPAVRMEAVYKHYGDFTALDQVDLKVAKGEKIVVCGPSGSGKSTLIRCINHIEKHDEGLIYVNGVELDRQRKNIDAVRRDTGMVFQSFNLFPHMTVLENCILAPMTVNGMSEAEARDLAMHFLTKVRIPDQAEKFPGQLSGGQQQRVAIARALCMRPKIMLFDEPTSALDPEMVKEVLETMKKLAEEGMTMLCVTHEMGFAREVADRIVFMNEGKVVEQAAPEEFFGNPKSERARTFLDQIIH
- a CDS encoding acyl-CoA dehydrogenase family protein; the protein is MIDFSLPEDTRLLVDTVRRFVETEVQPLEDEVEQTAKVPAEALAVTKAKAQKLGLYAMNMPADVGGGGLSCVEHCLVEEEFGKTSDALIRRVFGQVYPMLMACKRDQVERYLLPTVKGDKICAMAITEPGAGSDAASISTTAHLDGDEWVLNGTKHFISDGDIADYVILMALTDKDKRARGGITLFLVDRGTPGFKVARTQPMMGHRGYGHAELSFEDCRIPKAAVLGEVGGGFKLIMQSVLQIRLAHIGARAVGMAQRALEMMRKHAGERRQFGQLIGDFQMVQKLIADSATEIFGVKMMVMNAAWDIDQGRDARDKVSMIKVAASEMQGRVVDRAIQVFGGMGFSKDLPLERMYRDARVTRIYDGTSEIHRMLVARSTIKNGLQL
- a CDS encoding MaoC family dehydratase, producing MYEPKSFDDLKVNDRVSLSKTITEADGALYIAATGDFGPVHVDEVYAGATRFGRRLAPGIMVAGLCTSILTSELVGTVGVSVEDRFWFTGPVFYGDTLTFDVWIAEQHDETRTIIWEASARNEGGLEVLKARASLKFPRRKPS
- a CDS encoding MaoC/PaaZ C-terminal domain-containing protein; this translates as MPHAPLKPGAVFAFRKTMTVAEQAMFTGISGNLGGLYVDAVRAKKAGASNMVAFELAVGGLATTCLSQLGGPTRRISSIALNFAAPVIVGESVEARAEIVSVAGDEAICRVTCMLSPSGATVVDGTATLVPFAKV
- a CDS encoding DUF4286 family protein, giving the protein MPDEAFIHIVRVDIDPEHEAAFNAWYEQKHFPDLLACPGWLSAKRFVSIGDGPKYAAMYEVAGRWAFETPEFLRVKGFGPFESLVRNFMRIQLRPMSGPA
- a CDS encoding dihydrodipicolinate synthase family protein codes for the protein MSKPMKKPDLRGVTVATVLPFKDDSSIDWDGYARVLDYCACPDGIAAVFVNGHAGEGGSLSDDERQAVIERTRRQIGGKPLLSGIIAHSTAEAIHQAQLAEAAGADCAVLFPPAPLGGGASATSRAPVAFVQAVSSAIGIPVSIFQYPLASGFGYSPETLAKLAALDSVIAVKEGSDTMLAYDENRRAVKQVDPSVAILPSNFNWFLPQLAVGGDGILSGLVSLAPQLFAALWQASLADDLEAMRAVNERLYPIVRAIYGPAPIMDMHTRMRVGLKALGLIRNADPRPPLLPVLPALCDAIATTVGAARAAGDIRMA